CCCGCTTGTTGGTGCTGTTGTTGTTGCTGCTGTTGAGCGGCCGCGGCCGCTTGTTGCTGCCGCTCCTGTTGCTGCTGTCGCTGCAAGGCCATCAGTTGTTGGTGTTTATACCTGGAATAATGATGATAATCGTAGAACAGATACTATAccaatttaatctttttttgtaatattgagTCGATTTATATTCTCTCACTTACCACTGCTGTTGTTGAGGCGTAAGTGGTTGCCCAGATACTTGATTCATGCCCGGCTGTCCCTGATTCAACATCCCTCCCTGCATGGCCATCCGCGTCGGATGTTGTTGCTGCGAGGCAGCATTCGGCTGTGTGAGCATGTGCTGCAGCTGTTGGGGCGCATTGTTGCCTCCGGCTTGCATTTGCTGAGCCTGCTGCTGCACCTGTTGCCGTTGTTTAATGAAAGCAGCCATCAGCTGAGGATTTGCTTTCAGGATCGACAGGATTTGCTGTTGCTGCTCGGGACTCTGCGGTGAACGCAAAGTTTGCATCAGCTGCTGCAGAGCCTGCTTTTGGAGTACGTTTCCAGCAGCGGCGGCTGCCACTGCTGGATTACCGAGAGGTCCACCTCCTGCCGCACCTTGACCGCCAGGTCGAatctgggaaaaaaattataacttaaaCTAAAATCGGATCAAAAGTGAAAAGTTTGAGTCATGAGAGTGGGCCAACCTGTACAAATGCAATATCTAGTGGtgtcctttaaaaataataattattaaaataaactgaCACATACTTCTAATATAACTAATATTGATgtcatcttgaaaatattttccctgTACTGTCCCCTCGACTTTGACGGTATAtcatgaaattataaaattttgaatatatttgtattcttaataaattattgcaattccCCCGGAGGACCACCTTATATAATCCAAATTCAGCACCTACCTGGCCGGCTGCCACTTGTCCAGCGGCAGCTTGAACATTGGACGGATTGCCGCCCATTGGGGCAACACCGGGATTCATGGGTTGGCCTTGTTGCCTGATTCCAGGACCAACTGCCCCAGCACCAGGATACCGCTGTTGCCATTGATCCATCGGTAACAAGTTGCCACCtagaacattaaaaattgaggaTGGAAATTTGACTGTAAATAGATGCGTGCTACCTTGATTACCGCCCATATGGCCCGGCATTCCTCGGATGGGCGGCGGTGGCATGTTTTGGTTAGTAGGCACTTGTCCGGGCACGCCCTTGCCGTAGCTCACGTGAGGTGCCTGCTGCCTGGCGGCTTCCTCTTGGACCTGTTTTACCACTTGAAGAACATTTGCAGGCGGCGTCTGAGTGCCAGGTTTGAGACCAATGCCAGACTGATGCGTTGACTGAATTCCCATAGATGGATTTGGCAAACcttcaaataatatttgttgTCGTTACTTTTGCTTATTACTTTAGTTAAGATCACTTACCAGAATTCATTCCACCGACTGGACTAACAGCCCCAGGTACCACTTGCTGCCCCACACCGGACACGCCGCTGGAATTGCTGCTGGACATAACATTTCCAGTCGGCGTCGTTCGCGACATCACAGCCATTCTTCGGCGCAACAATTGCGCCTGTTGCAATCGTTGTTGCAGCTGTTGCTGCTTCAATTTGTACTTGATATTCGGACAGAATGGGACCGGGCACTGGGAAACCGAATAACCGTTTAACAAAAACCAAGAGTGGATATGGATACGTATGTActacaatttgaacaattgcGATAGATGTGATGACAAATACCTTGTTTTCCGGACAGTTCTTGGCGTGGTAACAGCATAAGGCGATGAGCTGCTTGCAAATGGGACATCCTCCGTTCGTTTTTCTCTTGCACATTTTTGTATGATTTACGACGCGGCTCATCTTTTTGCAGCTGGGCAGTCGGCAGTTCGCGTCTCTGCATTGACATGCGTGCACCAGGGACTGTATACATCgctgcacaaaaaaaaataaacatccaATCCGACCGCCCGTTTTTTTCCACAAACCTGTATGGACAATTTCCTGGCTTCCTGCGGATTAGTCTTATTGTTATCACTGGGCGAGCTAGCGTCGTCCAACAATCCGAGCTTCTCCATTTTATGCGGATGGCCCACTTTTTCGTAGCACTGGATGCACAAATCAAAGTCTTCGCACAGGGTGCAATGGTAGCGAGTTTCCACGTGAGACTTGCACTCGTTGCAAGTGTACACGAATTTGTCCTGTCCTTGATTATGAAGCTCGTACAGCATAGACATGGTGCTGTATTTGGCGCGGCGCAGCgacgaaaattcaaaatgtttttcgcGAGCCATGGTCAGAAAGGCGTCACGGCCGTCCATAAGATCACAGCTTATAAACGGATCTGGGTCTTGTATAGGCTGAAGGAAGTGTAAATTATCGTTAGTTGGGCTTGATGAAAGAAATGAGAATTACCTTTAAACTAGCTGCTGATTGGACTGAATGCAACCTGATAACAAAGAACACGTCCTTGTGTTTGTCCATGGTGGCGAAGATTTTCGCAGACAAATCATTGCCCGTCTGTGGAGTATTGGATTTCTTGTTATTGCTCTTTCTTTGGTTCGCTTTGGACTTTGTGCTCTTTTTTGCCTTCTTTTGACCCTTCTTCTTGCCGTCTGGTCCCACTTCGCTCTCTTCCATCGAAGAAAAAatctacaaatttaattggacactaagaACTTTTCCCTTGTTACAAGATAAATCAGAGTTAAAGACGAAAAAAGATGTAAAAGAAGTGTATTGACAAAAACATCACTTACGGCGGCTTCAGCAGCTTCGGCTTGCCGTCTCTTTTCCTCCTCCTCTTGGTCCAGTTCCTTGATGCTCTCCTCGAGAACGTTCGGCCAAAAATCGCCCTCGAAATAGGGCAGATCCGCCGCGGACCTCAAGTTGTCCTCCATGGCTTGCTTCAAAATATCCTGCAAAAATTAACACACATCAAGACCACCGCAATCATCAAGAACGCATTCAACAAACAACATACTTTGTAATCAAAGATAATCCTCTCAATAATGCCTTTATCAAGCATTTTCTTATACCAGTCTTGCAGTCTCTTGGGTTTGGGTATTTTTTGGTCCAGGGGATGGCAATGGAAGATGTAATCATCCCCTTCACTGGGTGGGCAAGCCCAAATGTGCGCCATCGTATAGCCCAACTGTTTAACATAATCAAGATATCCCAGCAGTATTTCGTGGTATACCGCAGTCCTAAACTGCTTGGGCTTAAAAAAATGCACTGAATCTAAATACGCGATGTAAACGCGTCGCGTGTTAGGAGATGGACATTCGCTCCCATATTCTTGCACGTGCATGCCGAAGAAACATACGTCCACCCCGTCTATTTCCTCAAACGCGAATAAAGCTTTGGCGCGATACGGAAACTCGCCCGACAGCTCACCAGTTTCCACGAATTTGTTGCGCATTCCCTGTTTTACTTCCACTGTTTTTTCGCTGCTGGAAACTACCCGAATATGAACTTCGCCAGCACCCGCCTCCTTCTTCTTCAGGAAGATATTAACACGGTTTTCGATGTAAATGCCCAAATTTGTGACGGGCAACCGCTTGGCGTTAAATTTATTCTCGCGGCGCTTCTGACTTTTCATTTTCAGACACTCCTCGCAAGTGAAGCCCTGCGGCCAGATCGCCTCGTGGTGCAAGACGCAAATGCGGTGCAATTTACGCCCACAATCGGTACAGTTGACGAAGGCTTCCATCTCAAGATGATCGTTTTTCATTTCCTTGAATTGGTCTTTCTTAATTGCTCTGAAGGCAAGTAATTCGATTATTATCATAGTAAAGTAAGTGAAAGAGAAATAGTTTACGTTTGTGCTTGAGTCGGATCGTCCCCTAAAGTGACCGTGTCCCCTTGGATGTCGTGGAAACACTTCTGGCAAAAGGTGTATCGATCGGAGCCCAAGCCGTATGCCTTCAggctgaaaattttatttaaaaataaaattgcaattaatacctttttcatgaaaattcataTGGTATCATGGTAACATACATTGCGATTATTAAAGCTTAAATCAGTATGCACACAGCAATATTCTATTCGGTAGCGTCAGGTAAGAAAACAAAACTCTAAATTCATCTTTTTAAGAATACAAAAATCCCCTCTTACCTGTTTTGGTAACTGTAATACTTGGCATCTCTGGGAATAGTACACAACTGCTTGCCATAGCAACATAACACCTGAGGATTAAACGTATACTTGCGACCACAGCAATAGCCCATTGACTGCATAACAGGATCAATTTCTTGCTCAAACACCTCCGATAACTGAAACAAAACTCGAACTTGAAGACATGAAAACTAACTTAACGTAAGTGTCTCACCTTTGTGCAATACCTGTATACTCGACTCGTTTTCCTGTTATACAGCCAGGCATTATCGAACATGAGCCACACATCGTCTACATACTCCCAAGGATCCTGGTACTGTCCCAAGTCCAATTTCCTCTTGATGGTCGACAAATCCATAGGCCTCTTCACGATATCGAAATAATCCGGAATTCCCAAAGTTTTTGGATCGACCGGTTGCCTGAAGGGTATGCTTTCCGGGTCTTGACGATAAAGTTTTTCTAAAGTCGGCATCAATTTTTGGCGCAGCTCGTCTGGTTTAAAAACTGAGGGACAAATTAGTAACAAAAACATACTTAAGCTTAAATAATAGTTTACCTTTGACTCGTTTACCGATTTCTCCACTCGATGAGGTTGCAGCTAGACTATCTGAAGTAGGTTTAATATCTGAGGAACCATCTTTAGTGCGATCCTCCATAGAACTGCCCTCGTCTTTAACTATACATCCCCCTTCCTTCATGGACcccatttttatttcagactTAATCTCAGATTTCATATCATTGTTAATGTTTTTGCCGCCCATTCCGTCACCATGCATATCATTCTGTGAGGAACCGTCCTCGATTTCCTGCTTAATTTCCATGGGTTCACTCTTCACTTGGTCCAATTTCCCTTTATTTCCTTCCGAAGGGGAGGAAGATTCGTCGTTGTTATCGGAGGCTGCCATGACTGCCGCCATCTGAGATGACAAATTTGATTGACGAGGCGCATTCAGGGCAGCTCGCTCCGCACTGCTCATGCCTTTCCCCATGCTCGAAGCACTTGGGGAAGCCTGAATTGGGGTTGCGGGGGCCGGGGACGGACCTCTTGACGAGTTCACTGATTTGGGACCTGTCGCGTTCGGAGTTACGTGAGGCGTTGGGACTTTTTCACTATTGGGCAACCTGGATTTAAAGTGGTAATTTgcaaaactataaaaaagaAGAGAGAGAATAAACTACTGCCCGGAGGGTGGAGGTTGGAAGGCCCCATTTTCAAAGCCcagttttttgtattaaagATAAACACTTACCTGGGTGTTCCGTTTTGCTGTAGAGTGTTGCTATTAGGCTGAGATACTTGTTGCAGTTGAGGCGGTTGTTGTTGCCCGAAACTAGAAGGCGACGGAGATACTCTGTTCCCCTTCAGCAAATCAAACTGATTTGGCTGGTTCCCCGCAGGTGAAACTTGAGGCAAATTAATCGTTGGCCCATTGGAAGTGTACTGGTTTTGAGTCGACGTAGTGCTGCCCTGCGAAAGCGGATTACCAAACGGGCTCAGACCCGTATTTGAGGCAGTGGGACTAGGTCCCGGCAATCCGACAACGTTTGGCTGTTGCGGCGCTTGTTGAGTTAAACATTGAGGTCCTCCAGAATTTTGTTGTTGGACCGGAAATACCATTTGCGTGCCTGGAAGATTCCCCAAACCCAAACTTTGTTGAAGGGAATTCGGAGATCCAGGCCGAAGAGGTTGATGAGGCTGCACCAACGCTGTTGGCCTCACCACTCCTTGAATGTTTGGCCTGTTGttttgctgctgctgctgctgttgCAGCTGTTGCTCTTTtcgtttttgccttttttcctccaactctttttgaattttgtaaattttctcgGCCAACAAGTGGTAATATTCCGATCTCGAATTAGCCATTTCATACATATCGCCTTCCACTTTACGCGCGTACGCCACCAAATTGTGCATTCGTCTATCAAGCAATGCTTGAGGATCTGGGGTGGGAAAAATTGCTTGGACAAGTTTATGAACCAAATGGTTCCGTAAGTCGGCGGTGACTGACTGATGCCACTCTTTGGTCCCGGTTACAGGCGAAGCAGTCACTTGCCCAGGTTGAAGACCGCCTGGTAATTGACTAACTAGACCCTGATTGGCAGCTTCAGCCCCACTCGCTAACATGTTTGCGGCGTTGGTTAAGTTCTGTTGAAAAGTATTCGTCTGTTGCTGGTTAAGGGTCTGGTTCTGTCCCAAAACGTTTGGAGAAGGTTCGTTGCCTATGGGCAAACTAACATTGGGAGCCAAACTGACGTTGGGAGCGACGCCTTGAGGTCCAGGAGGCATAGGCCGCAAAATGCCGGCCGGAGCTCGATTTTGAATGCCCTGATTTGGATTCATTGGCAGCCTGATATTAGCCCTGGAGGCCACGGCGTTTGGCAGTAATCCTCCCGGAGGATGAGCGGCAGGACTGGTCAATCCCAAAGTATCATAAGTTCGCCTTATTTGGGCATCGGAAGTATTAACGGTTGGCGGCTGAACGGCGGTATTCTGGGGCACGTTGGCAGTGGCGGTCGCCGCGTTGTTACTGCGGTTCCTGTCTGCCTGTTTCAACGGCAAGCAGACAGGACAGTCTTGTCGGATGCAATTTTTCCAATGACTGATAATTTGTCTGGATGAACTGCAATGTGCTACAGAGCAGCTTCTACCCGCGTTACAGGTGGTCATATGATTAAGTACATTTTTCATGGTTTTGCAATGTGGCAGTGTACAAGTCCAGGCTTCTCCATTTGCTTGAGTAGACTCCCGTCTTTGACATTTGTGAGCATGGAGCAACAGTACAAGCTGTTGCTGAATCAGTTTACGTTTCTCTGGGTCTGGAATAGAGATATATGACAAATTTCTATATTGCATTGAGGGACTGATAAGCTTTTTTTCATAACTATcttaaatagtaaaatatcaaaataacttttttagtATTTCTGTTTTAAGTGAGAAGACAGTGTGAACCAACTAATACTTCTGCAAGAAGTCATTCTATATATTCGTATTTAGTATATATTCAAAGCACCTTATACGCCTAAAATCTGAAATCTTACCAGTAGATGAAGCAGCTGGGGCACCAGGCTGTCCGGGTTGATTCTGCGTAGCCTG
This portion of the Euwallacea fornicatus isolate EFF26 chromosome 13, ASM4011564v1, whole genome shotgun sequence genome encodes:
- the nej gene encoding histone acetyltransferase p300 isoform X4, which gives rise to MADHLVDGPPNAKRQKLDSFPGPSDSSDVLANMLDLENDLPDELISTSSWLDHMGNQKPPAQGPGPGGMQNGMDAVDANSIRQIQINHLLQQNKGLVSNTLLAGGQQLQQLGNKNANLQSPPNVSVAKGGVVDQISLGSLPSSIANAAVLQNVANNGSSPHVMTSIQGLNNTAGGSMIMTNSNINSMGGMGGGLVVSSGAVSKPQLASGPNMIGQPHHPGGHVPQGLQNGPGTMINRLAHIQRTPAPHGGLHIGGSRLQNSNLLIGGAINQGIPGNPPYPYANSNLNQGGPPGVVTPQQKLSGANPRFGAPPTGPVSSMVPMGGDGSIVQTQPPAPSPAQPQSGAPSISQPGPQQATQNQPGQPGAPAASSTDPEKRKLIQQQLVLLLHAHKCQRRESTQANGEAWTCTLPHCKTMKNVLNHMTTCNAGRSCSVAHCSSSRQIISHWKNCIRQDCPVCLPLKQADRNRSNNAATATANVPQNTAVQPPTVNTSDAQIRRTYDTLGLTSPAAHPPGGLLPNAVASRANIRLPMNPNQGIQNRAPAGILRPMPPGPQGVAPNVSLAPNVSLPIGNEPSPNVLGQNQTLNQQQTNTFQQNLTNAANMLASGAEAANQGLVSQLPGGLQPGQVTASPVTGTKEWHQSVTADLRNHLVHKLVQAIFPTPDPQALLDRRMHNLVAYARKVEGDMYEMANSRSEYYHLLAEKIYKIQKELEEKRQKRKEQQLQQQQQQQNNRPNIQGVVRPTALVQPHQPLRPGSPNSLQQSLGLGNLPGTQMVFPVQQQNSGGPQCLTQQAPQQPNVVGLPGPSPTASNTGLSPFGNPLSQGSTTSTQNQYTSNGPTINLPQVSPAGNQPNQFDLLKGNRVSPSPSSFGQQQPPQLQQVSQPNSNTLQQNGTPRLPNSEKVPTPHVTPNATGPKSVNSSRGPSPAPATPIQASPSASSMGKGMSSAERAALNAPRQSNLSSQMAAVMAASDNNDESSSPSEGNKGKLDQVKSEPMEIKQEIEDGSSQNDMHGDGMGGKNINNDMKSEIKSEIKMGSMKEGGCIVKDEGSSMEDRTKDGSSDIKPTSDSLAATSSSGEIGKRVKVFKPDELRQKLMPTLEKLYRQDPESIPFRQPVDPKTLGIPDYFDIVKRPMDLSTIKRKLDLGQYQDPWEYVDDVWLMFDNAWLYNRKTSRVYRYCTKLSEVFEQEIDPVMQSMGYCCGRKYTFNPQVLCCYGKQLCTIPRDAKYYSYQNSLKAYGLGSDRYTFCQKCFHDIQGDTVTLGDDPTQAQTAIKKDQFKEMKNDHLEMEAFVNCTDCGRKLHRICVLHHEAIWPQGFTCEECLKMKSQKRRENKFNAKRLPVTNLGIYIENRVNIFLKKKEAGAGEVHIRVVSSSEKTVEVKQGMRNKFVETGELSGEFPYRAKALFAFEEIDGVDVCFFGMHVQEYGSECPSPNTRRVYIAYLDSVHFFKPKQFRTAVYHEILLGYLDYVKQLGYTMAHIWACPPSEGDDYIFHCHPLDQKIPKPKRLQDWYKKMLDKGIIERIIFDYKDILKQAMEDNLRSAADLPYFEGDFWPNVLEESIKELDQEEEEKRRQAEAAEAAIFSSMEESEVGPDGKKKGQKKAKKSTKSKANQRKSNNKKSNTPQTGNDLSAKIFATMDKHKDVFFVIRLHSVQSAASLKPIQDPDPFISCDLMDGRDAFLTMAREKHFEFSSLRRAKYSTMSMLYELHNQGQDKFVYTCNECKSHVETRYHCTLCEDFDLCIQCYEKVGHPHKMEKLGLLDDASSPSDNNKTNPQEARKLSIQRCIQSLVHACQCRDANCRLPSCKKMSRVVNHTKMCKRKTNGGCPICKQLIALCCYHAKNCPENKCPVPFCPNIKYKLKQQQLQQRLQQAQLLRRRMAVMSRTTPTGNVMSSSNSSGVSGVGQQVVPGAVSPVGGMNSGLPNPSMGIQSTHQSGIGLKPGTQTPPANVLQVVKQVQEEAARQQAPHVSYGKGVPGQVPTNQNMPPPPIRGMPGHMGGNQGGNLLPMDQWQQRYPGAGAVGPGIRQQGQPMNPGVAPMGGNPSNVQAAAGQVAAGQIRPGGQGAAGGGPLGNPAVAAAAAGNVLQKQALQQLMQTLRSPQSPEQQQQILSILKANPQLMAAFIKQRQQVQQQAQQMQAGGNNAPQQLQHMLTQPNAASQQQHPTRMAMQGGMLNQGQPGMNQVSGQPLTPQQQQWYKHQQLMALQRQQQQERQQQAAAAAQQQQQQQHQQAGFQQPTAYQQRLPGIRQPHMGYNNAFNEQQYPQMQGLKPTPPPVPSPQGIMGPPQGQGISSVQQQLMQSVRSPPPIRSPQPSPSSRPAPSPRNQPVTSPRGPQPSPHDLASPELLLGQNHSSLHPHASPASSATQENELPAMTPQDQLSKFVEQL
- the nej gene encoding CREB-binding protein isoform X3 codes for the protein MADHLVDGPPNAKRQKLDSFPGPSDSSDVLANMLDLENDLPDELISTSSWLDHMGNQKPPAQGPGPGGMQNGMDAVDANSIRQIQINHLLQQNKGLVSNTLLAGGQQLQQLGNKNANLQSPPNVSVAKGGVVDQISLGSLPSSIANAAVLQNVANNGSSPHVMTSIQGLNNTAGGSMIMTNSNINSMGGMGGGLVVSSGAVSKPQLASGPNMIGQPHHPGGHVPQGLQNGPGTMINRLAHIQRTPAPHGGLHIGGSRLQNSNLLIGGAINQGIPGNPPYPYANSNLNQGGPPVGVVTPQQKLSGANPRFGAPPTGPVSSMVPMGGDGSIVQTQPPAPSPAQPQSGAPSISQPGPQQATQNQPGQPGAPAASSTDPEKRKLIQQQLVLLLHAHKCQRRESTQANGEAWTCTLPHCKTMKNVLNHMTTCNAGRSCSVAHCSSSRQIISHWKNCIRQDCPVCLPLKQADRNRSNNAATATANVPQNTAVQPPTVNTSDAQIRRTYDTLGLTSPAAHPPGGLLPNAVASRANIRLPMNPNQGIQNRAPAGILRPMPPGPQGVAPNVSLAPNVSLPIGNEPSPNVLGQNQTLNQQQTNTFQQNLTNAANMLASGAEAANQGLVSQLPGGLQPGQVTASPVTGTKEWHQSVTADLRNHLVHKLVQAIFPTPDPQALLDRRMHNLVAYARKVEGDMYEMANSRSEYYHLLAEKIYKIQKELEEKRQKRKEQQLQQQQQQQNNRPNIQGVVRPTALVQPHQPLRPGSPNSLQQSLGLGNLPGTQMVFPVQQQNSGGPQCLTQQAPQQPNVVGLPGPSPTASNTGLSPFGNPLSQGSTTSTQNQYTSNGPTINLPQVSPAGNQPNQFDLLKGNRVSPSPSSFGQQQPPQLQQVSQPNSNTLQQNGTPRLPNSEKVPTPHVTPNATGPKSVNSSRGPSPAPATPIQASPSASSMGKGMSSAERAALNAPRQSNLSSQMAAVMAASDNNDESSSPSEGNKGKLDQVKSEPMEIKQEIEDGSSQNDMHGDGMGGKNINNDMKSEIKSEIKMGSMKEGGCIVKDEGSSMEDRTKDGSSDIKPTSDSLAATSSSGEIGKRVKVFKPDELRQKLMPTLEKLYRQDPESIPFRQPVDPKTLGIPDYFDIVKRPMDLSTIKRKLDLGQYQDPWEYVDDVWLMFDNAWLYNRKTSRVYRYCTKLSEVFEQEIDPVMQSMGYCCGRKYTFNPQVLCCYGKQLCTIPRDAKYYSYQNSLKAYGLGSDRYTFCQKCFHDIQGDTVTLGDDPTQAQTAIKKDQFKEMKNDHLEMEAFVNCTDCGRKLHRICVLHHEAIWPQGFTCEECLKMKSQKRRENKFNAKRLPVTNLGIYIENRVNIFLKKKEAGAGEVHIRVVSSSEKTVEVKQGMRNKFVETGELSGEFPYRAKALFAFEEIDGVDVCFFGMHVQEYGSECPSPNTRRVYIAYLDSVHFFKPKQFRTAVYHEILLGYLDYVKQLGYTMAHIWACPPSEGDDYIFHCHPLDQKIPKPKRLQDWYKKMLDKGIIERIIFDYKDILKQAMEDNLRSAADLPYFEGDFWPNVLEESIKELDQEEEEKRRQAEAAEAAIFSSMEESEVGPDGKKKGQKKAKKSTKSKANQRKSNNKKSNTPQTGNDLSAKIFATMDKHKDVFFVIRLHSVQSAASLKPIQDPDPFISCDLMDGRDAFLTMAREKHFEFSSLRRAKYSTMSMLYELHNQGQDKFVYTCNECKSHVETRYHCTLCEDFDLCIQCYEKVGHPHKMEKLGLLDDASSPSDNNKTNPQEARKLSIQRCIQSLVHACQCRDANCRLPSCKKMSRVVNHTKMCKRKTNGGCPICKQLIALCCYHAKNCPENKCPVPFCPNIKYKLKQQQLQQRLQQAQLLRRRMAVMSRTTPTGNVMSSSNSSGVSGVGQQVVPGAVSPVGGMNSGLPNPSMGIQSTHQSGIGLKPGTQTPPANVLQVVKQVQEEAARQQAPHVSYGKGVPGQVPTNQNMPPPPIRGMPGHMGGNQGGNLLPMDQWQQRYPGAGAVGPGIRQQGQPMNPGVAPMGGNPSNVQAAAGQVAAGQIRPGGQGAAGGGPLGNPAVAAAAAGNVLQKQALQQLMQTLRSPQSPEQQQQILSILKANPQLMAAFIKQRQQVQQQAQQMQAGGNNAPQQLQHMLTQPNAASQQQHPTRMAMQGGMLNQGQPGMNQVSGQPLTPQQQQWYKHQQLMALQRQQQQERQQQAAAAAQQQQQQQHQQAGFQQPTAYQQRLPGIRQPHMGYNNAFNEQQYPQMQGLKPTPPPVPSPQGIMGPPQGQGISSVQQQLMQSVRSPPPIRSPQPSPSSRPAPSPRNQPVTSPRGPQPSPHDLASPELLLGQNHSSLHPHASPASSATQENELPAMTPQDQLSKFVEQL
- the nej gene encoding histone acetyltransferase p300 isoform X2, which encodes MADHLVDGPPNAKRQKLDSFPGPSDSSDVLANMLDLENDLPDELISTSSWLDHMGNQKPPAQGPGPGGMQNGMDAVDANSIRQIQINHLLQQNKGLVSNTLLAGGQQLQQLGNKNANLQSPPNVSVAKGGVVDQISLGSLPSSIANAAVLQNVANNGSSPHVMTSIQGLNNTAGGSMIMTNSNINSMGGMGGGLVVSSGAVSKPQLASGPNMIGQPHHPGGHVPQGLQNGPGTMINRLAHIQRTPAPHGGLHIGGSRLQNSNLLIGGAINQGIPGNPPYPYANSNLNQGGPPGVVTPQQKLSGANPRFGAPPTGPVSSMVPMGGDGSIVQTQPPAPSPAQPQSGAPSISQPGPQQATQNQPGQPGAPAASSTDPEKRKLIQQQLVLLLHAHKCQRRESTQANGEAWTCTLPHCKTMKNVLNHMTTCNAGRSCSVAHCSSSRQIISHWKNCIRQDCPVCLPLKQADRNRSNNAATATANVPQNTAVQPPTVNTSDAQIRRTYDTLGLTSPAAHPPGGLLPNAVASRANIRLPMNPNQGIQNRAPAGILRPMPPGPQGVAPNVSLAPNVSLPIGNEPSPNVLGQNQTLNQQQTNTFQQNLTNAANMLASGAEAANQGLVSQLPGGLQPGQVTASPVTGTKEWHQSVTADLRNHLVHKLVQAIFPTPDPQALLDRRMHNLVAYARKVEGDMYEMANSRSEYYHLLAEKIYKIQKELEEKRQKRKEQQLQQQQQQQNNRPNIQGVVRPTALVQPHQPLRPGSPNSLQQSLGLGNLPGTQMVFPVQQQNSGGPQCLTQQAPQQPNVVGLPGPSPTASNTGLSPFGNPLSQGSTTSTQNQYTSNGPTINLPQVSPAGNQPNQFDLLKGNRVSPSPSSFGQQQPPQLQQVSQPNSNTLQQNGTPSFANYHFKSRLPNSEKVPTPHVTPNATGPKSVNSSRGPSPAPATPIQASPSASSMGKGMSSAERAALNAPRQSNLSSQMAAVMAASDNNDESSSPSEGNKGKLDQVKSEPMEIKQEIEDGSSQNDMHGDGMGGKNINNDMKSEIKSEIKMGSMKEGGCIVKDEGSSMEDRTKDGSSDIKPTSDSLAATSSSGEIGKRVKVFKPDELRQKLMPTLEKLYRQDPESIPFRQPVDPKTLGIPDYFDIVKRPMDLSTIKRKLDLGQYQDPWEYVDDVWLMFDNAWLYNRKTSRVYRYCTKLSEVFEQEIDPVMQSMGYCCGRKYTFNPQVLCCYGKQLCTIPRDAKYYSYQNSLKAYGLGSDRYTFCQKCFHDIQGDTVTLGDDPTQAQTAIKKDQFKEMKNDHLEMEAFVNCTDCGRKLHRICVLHHEAIWPQGFTCEECLKMKSQKRRENKFNAKRLPVTNLGIYIENRVNIFLKKKEAGAGEVHIRVVSSSEKTVEVKQGMRNKFVETGELSGEFPYRAKALFAFEEIDGVDVCFFGMHVQEYGSECPSPNTRRVYIAYLDSVHFFKPKQFRTAVYHEILLGYLDYVKQLGYTMAHIWACPPSEGDDYIFHCHPLDQKIPKPKRLQDWYKKMLDKGIIERIIFDYKDILKQAMEDNLRSAADLPYFEGDFWPNVLEESIKELDQEEEEKRRQAEAAEAAIFSSMEESEVGPDGKKKGQKKAKKSTKSKANQRKSNNKKSNTPQTGNDLSAKIFATMDKHKDVFFVIRLHSVQSAASLKPIQDPDPFISCDLMDGRDAFLTMAREKHFEFSSLRRAKYSTMSMLYELHNQGQDKFVYTCNECKSHVETRYHCTLCEDFDLCIQCYEKVGHPHKMEKLGLLDDASSPSDNNKTNPQEARKLSIQRCIQSLVHACQCRDANCRLPSCKKMSRVVNHTKMCKRKTNGGCPICKQLIALCCYHAKNCPENKCPVPFCPNIKYKLKQQQLQQRLQQAQLLRRRMAVMSRTTPTGNVMSSSNSSGVSGVGQQVVPGAVSPVGGMNSGLPNPSMGIQSTHQSGIGLKPGTQTPPANVLQVVKQVQEEAARQQAPHVSYGKGVPGQVPTNQNMPPPPIRGMPGHMGGNQGGNLLPMDQWQQRYPGAGAVGPGIRQQGQPMNPGVAPMGGNPSNVQAAAGQVAAGQIRPGGQGAAGGGPLGNPAVAAAAAGNVLQKQALQQLMQTLRSPQSPEQQQQILSILKANPQLMAAFIKQRQQVQQQAQQMQAGGNNAPQQLQHMLTQPNAASQQQHPTRMAMQGGMLNQGQPGMNQVSGQPLTPQQQQWYKHQQLMALQRQQQQERQQQAAAAAQQQQQQQHQQAGFQQPTAYQQRLPGIRQPHMGYNNAFNEQQYPQMQGLKPTPPPVPSPQGIMGPPQGQGISSVQQQLMQSVRSPPPIRSPQPSPSSRPAPSPRNQPVTSPRGPQPSPHDLASPELLLGQNHSSLHPHASPASSATQENELPAMTPQDQLSKFVEQL